The following proteins are co-located in the Nomia melanderi isolate GNS246 chromosome 1, iyNomMela1, whole genome shotgun sequence genome:
- the Sin3A gene encoding SIN3 transcription regulator family member A isoform X2, with the protein MKRVRGLDEVASPAAATLKHSSVSAGSGLGGGGGGLEYHSSSGIGVVVPGQAVRSVTSKEMPGSIQFGSAQAQQQYTGAIVVPTAAPSPIKGSGSAGLSSTCSSSNVNTGGGLHSGIGGGSNHNMGSQQPAPGTQSQVHSQQQPTIRHKVHSGNVTPLASTPPGSSLGGGSGSQQFQRLKVEDALSYLDQVKYKFSDQPQVYNDFLDIMKEFKSQSIDTPGVITRVSHLFKGHPELIVGFNTFLPPGYKIEVQANEQGYAFQVSVSMPSPTATHTATLSQHHCTVNVGSPPVASPPTQPAKAPPVLQIMQGSGNIHHSHISNNISNNSLTVHAPSPPPVQAYNNSHVSAAQAQAVSQALSQAQDGIPSSGQTQQSQPVEFNHAINYVNKIKNRFQGQPDKYKRFLEILHTYQKEQRNLKESGHMGGTSGTGGTGGAKHLTEAEVYTQVAKLFENQEDLLAEFGQFLPDATNQQSSLSNKTATVNDHTTIVKKPMGPKAPYNNSGNISRELRESSGTGTVERESRDHRDRERERDRSGVRDINSVQKFVHNAGQLKRSPSFLPSVTAGNSHHIQHGPPPLKKHKVSSMRECVTIAEAGKYGSLNDYAFFDKVRKALRSQEVYENFLRCLVLFNQEIVSKSELVQLVTPFLGRFPELLRWFKDFLGHLPESSTTTTTNTASNMNVEALPNNVVRSHQERPQGDLAMEIDYAACKRLGASYCALPKSYIQPKCTGRTQLCKEVLNDTWVSFPTWSEDSTFVTSRKTQYEEFIYRCEDERFELDGVIETNASTIRVLEGVHKKMSRMSQEELQKFKLDDCLGGCSPTIHQRALKRIYGDKAADIIEGLKRNPVVAVPVVLRRLKSKEEEWREAQKGFNKIWREQNEKYYLKSLDHQGINFKQSDVKALRSKSLFNEIETLYDERHEQVDDGAADGQNNSGPHLVLPYKDKSVLDDAANLLIHHVKRQTAIHKEDKQRIKLLLKHFIPDLFFHPRQELSDDERDEDDEKEDLNVAACSNSQSVTMNTSPLGGGLQANRNKAPASPIPSSTSIKTEPDIKLPIHALSNDPEEAYTLFMGSNNWYLFLRLHHILCERLTKMYERAVALAEEESRYKQQRKESTAVALRLKPKNEIEIEDYYPAFLDMVKNVLDGNMESTAYEDTLREMFGIHAYIAFTLDKVVTYAVRQLQHLVSDPICQQCMELFQREQRQPKESNGAGGLCATAYMRLGAEMAYQRKAEKAMADENCFKIYIYKKDCKMTMELLDTEGDEAMDNNCREREREGVTVSEKWSTYVERFSAPAGQTSPKDTPTLTDNEPTTNHPVSNDQAARGGRGRKRKNTDISKKMDGNGWSSLGRILAGRKPVFLYRNVRQWRKRAARMMSASIPNANNPEKGAESTDKDKAALDSVDAILKRPAGLRLADSGDTSDIINSDETQCRFNPNSYQMLYVASKEAFLYKQNSFSRARECHPTVTKHLNTKFHQWLSSWASKNVADIQHRLCQDWLMGRYENLIPHKTRVITDNDQTRSPYRQYNRYRVERLQPDLLTEPCV; encoded by the exons ATGAAACGCGTTCGCGGGCTGGACGAGGTAGCATCACCAGCAGCAGCAACATTAAAGCACTCGTCAGTGAGTGCAGGAAGTGGCTTAGGTGGCGGAGGAGGTGGTTTGGAGTATCATTCAAGCAGTGGAATAGGCGTTGTTGTACCTGGTCAAGCAGTTCGATCAGTTACTTCGAAAGAAATGCCGGGAAGCATACAATTCGGAAGTGCCCAAGCTCAACAGCAATACACTGGAGCAATTGTTGTGCCGACCGCGGCTCCGTCCCCCATTAAG ggAAGTGGATCTGCAGGACTTAGTTCTACATGTAGCAGTAGCAATGTAAATACTGGTGGAGGGTTGCATAGTGGGATAGGTGGTGGGAGTAACCATAATATGGGTTCTCAACAACCTGCACCAGGAACACAAAGTCAAGTTCATAGCCAGCAACAGCCAACAATAAGGCACAAG GTTCACTCTGGCAATGTAACACCACTAGCTTCTACCCCACCAGGCTCTAGCTTAGGTGGTGGTAGTGGTTCCCAGCAATTTCAGAGATTAAAAGTAGAGGATGCATTGTCTTACTTAGATCAAGTCAAGTACAAATTTAGCGATCAGCCACAG GTGTATAATGACTTCTTAGATATTATGAAAGAATTCAAATCACAAAGTATAGACACTCCAGGAGTTATAACACGAGTGAGTCATTTGTTCAAAGGACACCCTGAGCTTATAGTTGGTTTCAATACATTTCTTCCACCTGGATATAAAATAGAGGTGCAAGCAAATGAGCAAGGATATGCATTTCAAGTATCTGTTAGTATGCCGAGTCCAACAGCAACTCATACTGCTACCTTGTCGCAACATCATTGTACAGTAAACGTTGGTTCACCTCCTGTTGCAAGTCCACCAACACAACCAGCAAAAGCACCTCCAGTTTTGCAAATAATGCAagg gTCCGGGAATATACATCATTCCcatatttcaaacaatatttctAACAACAGTTTAACCGTACATGCACCATCACCTCCACCGGTGCAGGCATACAATAACTCACACGTTAGTGCAGCACAGGCTCAGGCTGTGAGTCAAGCATTAAGTCAAGCCCAAGATGGCATACCTAGTAGTGGGCAAACACAACAGAGTCAACCGGTTGAATTTAACCATGCaattaattatgttaataaaatcAAG AACCGATTCCAAGGTCAACCAGACAAATATAAACGGTTCTTAGAAATTTTACATACTTACCAGAAAGAACAGCGGAACTTGAAAGAATCTGGTCACATGGGTGGTACAAGTGGAACTGGTGGGACGGGTGGGGCAAAACATTTAACCGAAGCAGAAGTTTATACTCAAGTTGCCAAATTGTTTGAGAATCAAGAAGATTTGCTCGCAGAGTTTGGGCAATTCTTGCCGGATGCCACTAACCAACAGAGTTCATTG AGTAACAAGACTGCTACAGTTAATGATCACACCACAATCGTTAAAAAACCAATGGGACCTAAGGCACCTTACAATAATTCGGGGAATATCTCACGTGAACTCCGGGAGTCGAGTGGTACTGGCACAGTAGAACGCGAGAGCCGTGATCATAGGGATCGTGAACGAGAACGGGACAGGTCTGGCGTACGGGATATCAACAGTGTCCAGAAATTTGTACATAATGCGGGGCAATTAAAGAGGAGTCCATCGTTTTTGCCTTCGGTGACAGCCGGCAATTCTCATCATATACAGCACGGCCCACCCCCATTGAAAAAGCATAAAGTCTCATCCATGCGTGAATGTGTCACTATAGCGGAGGCTGGAAAATACGGTAGTCTTAACGATTACGCATTCTTCGATAAG GTCCGGAAAGCACTAAGGTCTCAAGAAGTCTACGAAAATTTCTTGAGGTGTTTAGTCCTGTTCAACCAAGAAATAGTTTCTAAATCTGAATTGGTGCAACTAGTAACTCCGTTTCTTGGTCGCTTTCCTGAGCTATTACGCTGGTTCAAAGATTTTTTGGGTCATTTACCCGAGTCTTCTACTACAACTACGACCAATACGGCAAGCAACATGAATGTTGAAGCATTACCAAATAACGTTGTAAGGAGTCATCAGGAACGTCCTCAGGGTGATCTTGCCATGGAGATTGATTATGCAGCATGTAAACGTCTAGGGGCGTCGTATTGCGCGTTACCAAAGTCTTACATTCAACCAAAGTGTACAGGAAGAACACAGTTGTGTAAAGAAGTTCTTAACGATACATGGGTATCATTTCCAACTTGGTCCGAAGACAGTACATTTGTAACATCGAG AAAAACCCAATACGAGGAATTTATTTATCGTTGCGAGGATGAACGATTTGAATTGGATGGCGTGATAGAAACGAACGCGTCTACGATCAGAGTGCTTGAAGGTGTTCATAAGAAAATGAGTAGAATGAGTCAGGAGGAACTTCAGAAATTTAAGCTCGACGATTGTCTCGGTGGTTGTTCCCCTACGATTCATCAGAGGGCCCTAAAAAGGATATACGGCGACAAGGCTGCCGATATTATAGAAGGCCTTAAGAGGAACCCTGTAGTAGCTGTACCTGTGGTTCTCCGGCGACTAAAAAGTAAAGAGGAAGAATGGCGAGAGGCCCAGAaaggttttaataaaatttggagggagcaaaatgaaaaatattacctAAAATCCCTAGATCATCAGGGTATTAACTTCAAGCAAAGTGACGTGAAAGCGTTGAGGTCtaaaagtttatttaatgaGATTGAGACGTTGTACGACGAAAGACACGAACAAGTGGACGATGGTGCCGCGGACGGACAAAATAACAGTGGTCCACATCTTGTACTACCCTACAAGGATAAATCGGTTCTAGACGATGCAGCCAATCTTCTGATTCATCATGTAAAACGTCAGACAGCCATCCACAAAGAAGACAAGCAACGAATAAAGCTTTTACTGAAGCATTTTATACCTGATCTTTTCTTTCATCCTCGTCAAGAGCTCAGTGACGATGAAAGAGACGAAGATG ATGAAAAAGAAGATCTGAATGTGGCAGCGTGTAGTAATTCTCAATCAGTGACAATGAATACTTCTCCACTGGGTGGTGGTTTACAAGCAAATAGGAATAAGGCACCGGCATCTCCGATTCCGTCTTCCACGTCGATTAAAACCGAACCTGACATTAAACTACCCATTCATGCTCTGTCGAATGATCCTGAAGAAGCGTACACGCTCTTTATGGGCAGCAACAACTGGTACCTTTTCTTGAGGTTACATCATATTCTCTGTGAAAGATTGACTAAAATGTACGAAAGGGCTGTCGCCCTCGCCGAAGAGGAGTCTCGCTACAAACAGCAGCGAAAAGAGAGTACAGCTGTTGCCTTAAGATTAAAACCTAAAA atgaaattgaaattgaagattaTTATCCTGCATTTCTGGATATGGTTAAGAATGTCCTGGACGGCAATATGGAAAGTACCGCGTACGAGGATACCTTACGGGAAATGTTTGGTATTCACGCGTATATTGCCTTTACGTTAGACAAGGTCGTAACATACGCTGTGAGACAA TTACAGCATTTAGTTTCTGATCCTATATGCCAACAATGCATGGAATTGTTCCAACGAGAACAACGACAACCAAAAGAAAGCAATGGCGCGGGTGGTCTATGTGCTACCGCATATATGAGACTTGGTGCAGAAATGGCGTATCAACGTAAAGCTGAGAAGGCTATGGCGGATGAgaattgtttcaaaatatatata TATAAGAAGGACTGCAAAATGACAATGGAATTATTGGATACGGAAGGTGATGAGGCGATGGACAACAATTgtagggaaagagaaagggaaggaGTTACAGTATCTGAAAAATGGTCTACGTATGTTGAGAGGTTTTCTGCGCCAGCTGGTCAGACTAGCCCGAAAGACACCCCTACCTTAACAGACAATGAGCCAACAACCAATCATCCTGTGAGTAACGACCAGGCAGCAAGGGGGGGGAGGGGCAGAAAGCGCAAGAACACTGACATTAGCAAGAAG ATGGATGGGAATGGTTGGAGTTCTTTAGGCAGAATCTTGGCAGGACGTAAGCCTGTATTTCTATATCGTAATGTAAGACAATGGAGGAAAAGGGCTGCAAGAATGATGTCAGCATCTATTCCTAACGCTAATAATCCTGAGAAGGGTGCAGA ATCAACTGACAAAGATAAGGCAGCTCTAGACTCTGTGGACGCTATTTTGAAGCGACCTGCTGGTTTAAGATTAGCTGATTCTGGGGATACCTCTGACATTATTAATTCTGATGAAACCCAGTGCAGATTTAATCCAAACAGTTACCAAATGCTTTATGTTGCTAGCAAGGAAGCATTCCTTTATAAACAGAACTCGTTCAGTCGTGCCAGAGag tgtCATCCAACTGTAACGAAACACTTGAACACGAAATTCCATCAGTGGCTCTCATCTTGGGCGTCTAAAAATGTGGCGGATATACAGCATCGGTTATGTCAAGACTGGTTAATGGGTCGTTACGAGAATTTAATCCCTCACAAGACACGAGTGATCACGGACAATGATCAAACTAGATCACCTTACCGACAATACAATCGTTATCGAGTAGAACGCTTGCAACCCGATCTTCTGACGGAACCATGTGTATAA
- the Sin3A gene encoding SIN3 transcription regulator family member A isoform X3 gives MKRVRGLDEVASPAAATLKHSSVSAGSGLGGGGGGLEYHSSSGIGVVVPGQAVRSVTSKEMPGSIQFGSAQAQQQYTGAIVVPTAAPSPIKGSGSAGLSSTCSSSNVNTGGGLHSGIGGGSNHNMGSQQPAPGTQSQVHSQQQPTIRHKVHSGNVTPLASTPPGSSLGGGSGSQQFQRLKVEDALSYLDQVKYKFSDQPQVYNDFLDIMKEFKSQSIDTPGVITRVSHLFKGHPELIVGFNTFLPPGYKIEVQANEQGYAFQVSVSMPSPTATHTATLSQHHCTVNVGSPPVASPPTQPAKAPPVLQIMQGSGNIHHSHISNNISNNSLTVHAPSPPPVQAYNNSHVSAAQAQAVSQALSQAQDGIPSSGQTQQSQPVEFNHAINYVNKIKNRFQGQPDKYKRFLEILHTYQKEQRNLKESGHMGGTSGTGGTGGAKHLTEAEVYTQVAKLFENQEDLLAEFGQFLPDATNQQSSLSVMFQSNKTATVNDHTTIVKKPMGPKAPYNNSGNISRELRESSGTGTVERESRDHRDRERERDRSGVRDINSVQKFVHNAGQLKRSPSFLPSVTAGNSHHIQHGPPPLKKHKVSSMRECVTIAEAGKYGSLNDYAFFDKVRKALRSQEVYENFLRCLVLFNQEIVSKSELVQLVTPFLGRFPELLRWFKDFLGHLPESSTTTTTNTASNMNVEALPNNVVRSHQERPQGDLAMEIDYAACKRLGASYCALPKSYIQPKCTGRTQLCKEVLNDTWVSFPTWSEDSTFVTSRKTQYEEFIYRCEDERFELDGVIETNASTIRVLEGVHKKMSRMSQEELQKFKLDDCLGGCSPTIHQRALKRIYGDKAADIIEGLKRNPVVAVPVVLRRLKSKEEEWREAQKGFNKIWREQNEKYYLKSLDHQGINFKQSDVKALRSKSLFNEIETLYDERHEQVDDGAADGQNNSGPHLVLPYKDKSVLDDAANLLIHHVKRQTAIHKEDKQRIKLLLKHFIPDLFFHPRQELSDDERDEDDEKEDLNVAACSNSQSVTMNTSPLGGGLQANRNKAPASPIPSSTSIKTEPDIKLPIHALSNDPEEAYTLFMGSNNWYLFLRLHHILCERLTKMYERAVALAEEESRYKQQRKESTAVALRLKPKNEIEIEDYYPAFLDMVKNVLDGNMESTAYEDTLREMFGIHAYIAFTLDKVVTYAVRQLQHLVSDPICQQCMELFQREQRQPKESNGAGGLCATAYMRLGAEMAYQRKAEKAMADENCFKIYIYKKDCKMTMELLDTEGDEAMDNNCREREREGVTVSEKWSTYVERFSAPAGQTSPKDTPTLTDNEPTTNHPMDGNGWSSLGRILAGRKPVFLYRNVRQWRKRAARMMSASIPNANNPEKGAESTDKDKAALDSVDAILKRPAGLRLADSGDTSDIINSDETQCRFNPNSYQMLYVASKEAFLYKQNSFSRARECHPTVTKHLNTKFHQWLSSWASKNVADIQHRLCQDWLMGRYENLIPHKTRVITDNDQTRSPYRQYNRYRVERLQPDLLTEPCV, from the exons ATGAAACGCGTTCGCGGGCTGGACGAGGTAGCATCACCAGCAGCAGCAACATTAAAGCACTCGTCAGTGAGTGCAGGAAGTGGCTTAGGTGGCGGAGGAGGTGGTTTGGAGTATCATTCAAGCAGTGGAATAGGCGTTGTTGTACCTGGTCAAGCAGTTCGATCAGTTACTTCGAAAGAAATGCCGGGAAGCATACAATTCGGAAGTGCCCAAGCTCAACAGCAATACACTGGAGCAATTGTTGTGCCGACCGCGGCTCCGTCCCCCATTAAG ggAAGTGGATCTGCAGGACTTAGTTCTACATGTAGCAGTAGCAATGTAAATACTGGTGGAGGGTTGCATAGTGGGATAGGTGGTGGGAGTAACCATAATATGGGTTCTCAACAACCTGCACCAGGAACACAAAGTCAAGTTCATAGCCAGCAACAGCCAACAATAAGGCACAAG GTTCACTCTGGCAATGTAACACCACTAGCTTCTACCCCACCAGGCTCTAGCTTAGGTGGTGGTAGTGGTTCCCAGCAATTTCAGAGATTAAAAGTAGAGGATGCATTGTCTTACTTAGATCAAGTCAAGTACAAATTTAGCGATCAGCCACAG GTGTATAATGACTTCTTAGATATTATGAAAGAATTCAAATCACAAAGTATAGACACTCCAGGAGTTATAACACGAGTGAGTCATTTGTTCAAAGGACACCCTGAGCTTATAGTTGGTTTCAATACATTTCTTCCACCTGGATATAAAATAGAGGTGCAAGCAAATGAGCAAGGATATGCATTTCAAGTATCTGTTAGTATGCCGAGTCCAACAGCAACTCATACTGCTACCTTGTCGCAACATCATTGTACAGTAAACGTTGGTTCACCTCCTGTTGCAAGTCCACCAACACAACCAGCAAAAGCACCTCCAGTTTTGCAAATAATGCAagg gTCCGGGAATATACATCATTCCcatatttcaaacaatatttctAACAACAGTTTAACCGTACATGCACCATCACCTCCACCGGTGCAGGCATACAATAACTCACACGTTAGTGCAGCACAGGCTCAGGCTGTGAGTCAAGCATTAAGTCAAGCCCAAGATGGCATACCTAGTAGTGGGCAAACACAACAGAGTCAACCGGTTGAATTTAACCATGCaattaattatgttaataaaatcAAG AACCGATTCCAAGGTCAACCAGACAAATATAAACGGTTCTTAGAAATTTTACATACTTACCAGAAAGAACAGCGGAACTTGAAAGAATCTGGTCACATGGGTGGTACAAGTGGAACTGGTGGGACGGGTGGGGCAAAACATTTAACCGAAGCAGAAGTTTATACTCAAGTTGCCAAATTGTTTGAGAATCAAGAAGATTTGCTCGCAGAGTTTGGGCAATTCTTGCCGGATGCCACTAACCAACAGAGTTCATTG TCCGTTATGTTTCAGAGTAACAAGACTGCTACAGTTAATGATCACACCACAATCGTTAAAAAACCAATGGGACCTAAGGCACCTTACAATAATTCGGGGAATATCTCACGTGAACTCCGGGAGTCGAGTGGTACTGGCACAGTAGAACGCGAGAGCCGTGATCATAGGGATCGTGAACGAGAACGGGACAGGTCTGGCGTACGGGATATCAACAGTGTCCAGAAATTTGTACATAATGCGGGGCAATTAAAGAGGAGTCCATCGTTTTTGCCTTCGGTGACAGCCGGCAATTCTCATCATATACAGCACGGCCCACCCCCATTGAAAAAGCATAAAGTCTCATCCATGCGTGAATGTGTCACTATAGCGGAGGCTGGAAAATACGGTAGTCTTAACGATTACGCATTCTTCGATAAG GTCCGGAAAGCACTAAGGTCTCAAGAAGTCTACGAAAATTTCTTGAGGTGTTTAGTCCTGTTCAACCAAGAAATAGTTTCTAAATCTGAATTGGTGCAACTAGTAACTCCGTTTCTTGGTCGCTTTCCTGAGCTATTACGCTGGTTCAAAGATTTTTTGGGTCATTTACCCGAGTCTTCTACTACAACTACGACCAATACGGCAAGCAACATGAATGTTGAAGCATTACCAAATAACGTTGTAAGGAGTCATCAGGAACGTCCTCAGGGTGATCTTGCCATGGAGATTGATTATGCAGCATGTAAACGTCTAGGGGCGTCGTATTGCGCGTTACCAAAGTCTTACATTCAACCAAAGTGTACAGGAAGAACACAGTTGTGTAAAGAAGTTCTTAACGATACATGGGTATCATTTCCAACTTGGTCCGAAGACAGTACATTTGTAACATCGAG AAAAACCCAATACGAGGAATTTATTTATCGTTGCGAGGATGAACGATTTGAATTGGATGGCGTGATAGAAACGAACGCGTCTACGATCAGAGTGCTTGAAGGTGTTCATAAGAAAATGAGTAGAATGAGTCAGGAGGAACTTCAGAAATTTAAGCTCGACGATTGTCTCGGTGGTTGTTCCCCTACGATTCATCAGAGGGCCCTAAAAAGGATATACGGCGACAAGGCTGCCGATATTATAGAAGGCCTTAAGAGGAACCCTGTAGTAGCTGTACCTGTGGTTCTCCGGCGACTAAAAAGTAAAGAGGAAGAATGGCGAGAGGCCCAGAaaggttttaataaaatttggagggagcaaaatgaaaaatattacctAAAATCCCTAGATCATCAGGGTATTAACTTCAAGCAAAGTGACGTGAAAGCGTTGAGGTCtaaaagtttatttaatgaGATTGAGACGTTGTACGACGAAAGACACGAACAAGTGGACGATGGTGCCGCGGACGGACAAAATAACAGTGGTCCACATCTTGTACTACCCTACAAGGATAAATCGGTTCTAGACGATGCAGCCAATCTTCTGATTCATCATGTAAAACGTCAGACAGCCATCCACAAAGAAGACAAGCAACGAATAAAGCTTTTACTGAAGCATTTTATACCTGATCTTTTCTTTCATCCTCGTCAAGAGCTCAGTGACGATGAAAGAGACGAAGATG ATGAAAAAGAAGATCTGAATGTGGCAGCGTGTAGTAATTCTCAATCAGTGACAATGAATACTTCTCCACTGGGTGGTGGTTTACAAGCAAATAGGAATAAGGCACCGGCATCTCCGATTCCGTCTTCCACGTCGATTAAAACCGAACCTGACATTAAACTACCCATTCATGCTCTGTCGAATGATCCTGAAGAAGCGTACACGCTCTTTATGGGCAGCAACAACTGGTACCTTTTCTTGAGGTTACATCATATTCTCTGTGAAAGATTGACTAAAATGTACGAAAGGGCTGTCGCCCTCGCCGAAGAGGAGTCTCGCTACAAACAGCAGCGAAAAGAGAGTACAGCTGTTGCCTTAAGATTAAAACCTAAAA atgaaattgaaattgaagattaTTATCCTGCATTTCTGGATATGGTTAAGAATGTCCTGGACGGCAATATGGAAAGTACCGCGTACGAGGATACCTTACGGGAAATGTTTGGTATTCACGCGTATATTGCCTTTACGTTAGACAAGGTCGTAACATACGCTGTGAGACAA TTACAGCATTTAGTTTCTGATCCTATATGCCAACAATGCATGGAATTGTTCCAACGAGAACAACGACAACCAAAAGAAAGCAATGGCGCGGGTGGTCTATGTGCTACCGCATATATGAGACTTGGTGCAGAAATGGCGTATCAACGTAAAGCTGAGAAGGCTATGGCGGATGAgaattgtttcaaaatatatata TATAAGAAGGACTGCAAAATGACAATGGAATTATTGGATACGGAAGGTGATGAGGCGATGGACAACAATTgtagggaaagagaaagggaaggaGTTACAGTATCTGAAAAATGGTCTACGTATGTTGAGAGGTTTTCTGCGCCAGCTGGTCAGACTAGCCCGAAAGACACCCCTACCTTAACAGACAATGAGCCAACAACCAATCATCCT ATGGATGGGAATGGTTGGAGTTCTTTAGGCAGAATCTTGGCAGGACGTAAGCCTGTATTTCTATATCGTAATGTAAGACAATGGAGGAAAAGGGCTGCAAGAATGATGTCAGCATCTATTCCTAACGCTAATAATCCTGAGAAGGGTGCAGA ATCAACTGACAAAGATAAGGCAGCTCTAGACTCTGTGGACGCTATTTTGAAGCGACCTGCTGGTTTAAGATTAGCTGATTCTGGGGATACCTCTGACATTATTAATTCTGATGAAACCCAGTGCAGATTTAATCCAAACAGTTACCAAATGCTTTATGTTGCTAGCAAGGAAGCATTCCTTTATAAACAGAACTCGTTCAGTCGTGCCAGAGag tgtCATCCAACTGTAACGAAACACTTGAACACGAAATTCCATCAGTGGCTCTCATCTTGGGCGTCTAAAAATGTGGCGGATATACAGCATCGGTTATGTCAAGACTGGTTAATGGGTCGTTACGAGAATTTAATCCCTCACAAGACACGAGTGATCACGGACAATGATCAAACTAGATCACCTTACCGACAATACAATCGTTATCGAGTAGAACGCTTGCAACCCGATCTTCTGACGGAACCATGTGTATAA